The Cyprinus carpio isolate SPL01 chromosome A5, ASM1834038v1, whole genome shotgun sequence genome has a segment encoding these proteins:
- the cplx4b gene encoding complexin-4b gives MSQDGMSREEYEEYQKQMVEEKMERDAEFNTKKAERACLRTCLREKYRLPKREQDEIMIQQAGDDIDVPEELIKMVDGEQPEEEEKESIMGQMQNLQNMDMEQLKEKAQATFVEMKSKAEEKCTVM, from the exons ATGTCTCAGGATGGAATGTCCAGAGAAGAATATGAGGAGTATCAGAAGCAGATGGTGGAGGAAAA GATGGAGAGGGATGCAGAATTCAATACAAAAAAGGCAGAAAGGGCTTGTCTGAGGACTTGTTTAAGAGAAAAATATCGGCTTCCAAAG AGGGAACAGGATGAGATTATGATTCAGCAGGCCGGAGATGACATTGACGTGCCAGAAGAACTGATCAAGATGGTGGATGGAGAACAGCCagaggaggaggaaaaggagTCCATCATGGGTCAAATGCAGAACCTTCAGAACATGGATATGGAGCAGCTCAAAGAAAAGGCTCAGGCCACGTTTGTGGAGATGAAATCCAAGGCGGAGGAGAAGTGCACTGTCATGTAA
- the LOC109087864 gene encoding embigin-like yields MPRPSRTQHSCGERALSSMANVIHLTLLLLYCDGMNTETTPSPQSDPVITTQKAVSKGQNQVVIEELAILTPQNIELLCNLIDIPNNPPYITGYWTKDGQEIENSEETVNRINEQYIFKRTFSIQARDLGNYSCIFRENAAQVTFILDVPVIKDKRDKPVVSYNGDSVVLECKLKHTPKTWNWYKANNTEKSLINDTANPLNYKIFINGNGTKLTVLNLTEEDSGKYICSAEFDIKSSESYVKLKVLSYTEPLKPFIAIVVEVIVLVTLILLWEKCNKPQHDNSSAGENDGCSEQTSKLTRDESNGLENSTARQRKLEH; encoded by the exons ATGCCTCGCCCTAGCCGCACACAGCACAGCTGCGGGGAAAGAGCACTCTCCTCCATGGCGAATGTCATACATCTCACCTTACTTCTCCTCTACTGTGATGGGATGAACACAG aaacaacCCCTTCTCCACAGTCTGATCCTGTAATTACAACACAGAAAGCTGTATCCAAAG GTCAAAATCAAGTCGTTATTGAAGAGCTTGCAATCCTGACACCCCAAAATATAGAGCTTTTATGTAACCTAATTGATATACCAAATAACCCTCCGTACATTACTGGCTATTGGACTAAAGATGGACAAGAAATTGAAAACTCTGAAGAAACTGTAAATAGAATCAATGAACAGTATATCTTTAAAAGAAC GTTCAGTATACAGGCCAGAGACCTGGGAAACTATTCCTGCATCTTCAGAGAAAATGCGGcacaagtaacatttattttagatg TTCCTGTAATAAAAGACAAAAGAGACAAGCCTGTAGTGAGCTACAACGGAGATTCAGTTGTACTTGAATgtaaactcaaacacacaccaaaaacctGGAACTGGTACAAAGCAAACAACACTGAAAAG AGCCTCATCAATGATACTGCAAACCCTCTGAACTACAAGATCTTTATTAATGGAAATGGAACAAAACTGACTGTACTGAATCTGACTGAAGAAGATTCTGGAAAGTACATATGCAGCGCTGAGTTTGATATTAAATCCAGTGAGTCTTACGTCAAGCTGAAGGTCTTGTCATATACTGAGCCTCTCAAACCCTTCATTGCCATAGTGGTTGAAGTCATTGTCCTGGTCACGCTGATTTTGCTTTGGGAAAAATGCAACAAGCCGCAACATGACAACTCTTCTGCAGGAG AGAATGATGGCTGCTCTGAACAAACCAGCAAACT CACTCGTGATGAGAGCAATGGATTGGAGAACAGCACAGCAAGACAAAGAAAACTGGAGCactga